The Meiothermus ruber DSM 1279 genome includes the window GGTGTTGCCACTCGACAATTTCTCGCAGGTTCAGGGAGCCCACCAGCAGGACCGGGGCCAGCAGGCTGATGCCCAGGGCCAGCTCGTAGGAGATGAGCGAGGCCGAAGAGCGCAGCGAGCCCAGCAGGGAGTACTTGGAGTTGGAGGCCCAGCCCGCCAGAAAGATACCGTAGATGGCGATCTCCGAGACCGCGAAGACGTAGAGCAGGCCCACATCCAGGTCAATCACCCAGGGGTCGTAGCCAAAGAAGGCGTCCTTGGGGCCAAAGGGAATCAGGCCGAAGGTGAGCACCGCGAAGGTGACGGAGATCATGGGGGCCAGGACGAAGACCACTTTGTCAGCCCTGGCCACCACCAGGTCTTCCTTGAAGATGGACTTGATGGCATCGGCCAGGGGTTGCAGCAGGCCCGTGGGCCCCACCCGGTTGGGCCCCTGGCGGATCTGGATACGGGCCAGCAGGCGGCGCTCAATCAGGGTCATGTAGGCAAAGGCGGTCAGCAGTCCGAAGATGACCAGAAAGGCCTTGATCCCCACCATCCACAAGGGATCGGTGGCGCTCGAGCTGGCCGCGGGGGTGGCCTCGGCGGCCACGGCCAGGCCAGCCAGGAGCGGTGCACCAAAAGCCAGGCGCGTCTGGAGGCACCCCAGGCGCGGGTGCTTCTGTTGGGTCTGGTTCATGCGGCACCTCCTACCAGAATTTTGGCCTCCAGGCTGCGGCCCGCCCAGGCCCCCAGCGCCGGCACGTACATCACACCATCGGGCAACCCTACCACGGTTCTGACCTCGAGGCGCTCCCTTCCACCGGGCAGCTCGATCTCTACCCAGTACCCATCGGCCAGGCCCTGGGCGCGGGCCGTGGCCGGACTCATCTCCAGCCTGAGTTCGATCGCCTGGGCCACCGCCCCCACCACCTGCTCCCGCCGCCACATGGTGGGGCGCAGGTAGAGGGCTCCCTGGGTGGCATCGGCCTCGGAGGCGGCCCAGCCGGTACCTTTGGGCAGCCAGCGCTCGAGCGCCGCCGGCAGTTTGTGCTTTTCGACCAACAGGCGGGTGGCCTGGCGCACCAGCCGCACCGGGGTTTTGACCCCCAAAGCCTCGGCCAGCACCGCCAGCGCCGCCACCGCCCCGTCGGCTTCGCCGTTGTTGATGGCCACGGGCTCCAAAGGCAGCACCCGGCCTTCGAGGTTCAGGGTATGGCCGCGCTTTTCGTAGGGCGTCTGGTTGGGCAAAATCACGTCGGCGTACCGCTCAGCCAGCGGGTGCCGGTGCGTGAGGTGCAGGATGCGGAAAGAAGCCGCCTTGAGCTGGGCCTCGGTGGGCAGGTAGGCATAGTAAACCGCCCTGGGCCCGGCCTCCGTCCAGCCCGCACCCCCTTTGCCGGGGAAGAAGCCCAGGGCCTCCAAGCCCCGCGCGTTGGCCGCCGGGGTCATGCACATCACCTTGGCGCCGGTGCGCTCGGCGAGCTGCCGGGCCTTGAGGGCCGCCTGGGGCTGGTTGAGCACCCCCGCCCCCAGCACCAGCACCACCCGCTGGCTCTTCGCCAGGCGCTCCTTGACCCAGTCCACCGCCTCGGCCAGGCCCGCTGGGGCCTCGCCCTGGTTCAGCAAGGCCGCCAGCAGGGCCGCCTCGGCCCCTGGGGCATGCACGCCGCTGGCCCCGGCCCACTTGGCAGTGTTGCTGGGGTAGGCGCTGAAGAGGGCCAGCTTATGGGTCAGGCGGGGCATCCGCTCCTTGATGTTGAGGTCGGCAAAGGGGGTGCCGTGGTTCAGCCGGGCCGCCGGTTTGAGGCCGCGGCTGTACTCCGAAAGCCTGAGGTGCAGGGTGGGGGCCTCCTCGGTGGGCTCGCCCAGGATCAGCACGAACTCGGCATCCAGCAGCTCGTCGAAGCTGGCCGGGGTGAACCCCGTCACCGGGTAGGCGGTGCGGCCCTGGAAGTCGCGGTGCGGCGTGCCCAGGGCCTGGGTGAGCTCGAGGGCCGCCAGGCCCTCCTCGAGGGTGCTGCTGCCCGCCAGGTACACGCCGATGTCCGCTTTGGCCACGCCGCTCAAGCCCTTGCGGATGGCCTCGAGGGCCTCCTCCCAGTTGGTCTCAACCAGTTGGCCGTTCTTGCGTACCAAAGGAACGCGCACCCGGTTCTCGTTCACCCATTCGTGGCCGAAGCGGGCCGCATCGGAGATCCAGACCTCGTTCACCTCGCGGCGCTCGGCAGCCCGGATGCGCTCGAGGAGACCGCTGCGGGTGTCCACCGTGATGGCCGCCCCGCAGGCGTCGTCCATCGAGGTGGTCTCGGTGGCGTCGTACTCCCAGTTGCGGGCCCTGAAGCGCGCGGTTCGGTCGAGCAGGGCCCCCACCGGGCAGATATCCACGATGTTGCCGGTGAAGTTGGAGGGCAGGCCGTCGTCCTCGCTGTTGATGAAGGTGTGCACCCCCCGCTCGATAAAGTCCAGCACTTCGTCGCCCGGAATCTCCTCGAAGTAGCGCACGCAGCGCTTGCAGTGGATGCAGCGCTCGCGGTCGAGCACGATGAAGGGCGAGAGCGGATGGTGCTTGTCCACGTGCCGCCGGGTCATCTCGAAGCGGGTGTACATGGGCAGCTCCATGGGGTCGGGCTGGTAGAACTTCTCCACCAGGCCGTACTCGTAGCTGCGATCCTGTAGCTCACAGGCCCCGCCCTTGTCGCAGGTGGGGCAGTCGAGCGGGTGGTTGAGCAGGGTCAGCTCCACCATGCCCGACTGGGCGTGCTTCACCTCGTCGGAGAGGGTGTCCACCACCATCCCGTCGGTTACCGCGGTGATGCAGGCCGCCGCCAGCTTGGGCATCCAGAAAATTTTGGGCTGCCCATCCTCCATGATGAAGTTGCCGTCCGGCCCTTTGCGCGGGCTGCCGGTCCTAACCAGGCACATCCGGCAGGCCCCGATGGGCGACAGGTGCTTCTCAGCGCAGAACAGCGGCACATCGTAGCCAGCGTGGAAGATGGCATCCATCACCGAGGTGCCGTTCGGTACCTCTATGGTTCTGTCGTTAATGGTTACCTTGGCCATTCCCTACCTCACCCCCAGCGGCTCCCCAGGCGCTCGACCGGCCTGCCCTGTTCTACAGCTTCCACAAACTGGTGGCGGAAGTGCTTGAGGCTGCCACGCACCGGCCAGCAGGCCGCATCGGCCAGCGCACAGAAGCTGCGGCCCTCGATCTGGTCGAGCATGCTCTCCAAAAGCTCCACATCGCCTTTCTGGCCCTGTCCGGTTCCGATCTTCTCGAACAGGCTCACCATCCAGCCCGAAACCCCCTCGCGGCAGGGGGTGCATTTGCCGCAGGACTCGTGGCCGTAGAAGCGGGTTATGTTCCACATAGCATCCACCATGCTCATGCTGGCCGGGATGCCGATCACCCCCCCGGTGCCCAGCAGCGAGCCCTTGGCGCTGATGGACTCGTAGTCCATGGGGGTATCGAGGATTTCGTCGTTCCAGGGCAAAGGCGGGCAGGAAGAGCCCCCCGGAATAATGGCCTGGATGGGCTCGGTGGGGCCCCCGGCCCAGTCGAAGAGCAGCTCGCGGAAGGTGGTGCCCAGGGGCAGCTCGTACACGCCGGGGCGCTTGAAGGGGCCCGAGACCTGGAAGAGCTTGTGGCCCTTGGACTTTTCGGTGCCCATGCTGGCGAACCAGTCGGCCCCGCGCTCGATGATGTGCACCACCGAGCAGAGCGACTCCACGTTGTTGATGGTGGTGGGCATCCCCCACAGGCCGGCCTGGGCCGGGAAGGGGGGCTTCATGCGGGGGTTGGCCCGCAGGCCCTCGAGGGAGTTCATCAGGGCGGTCTCCTCACCGCAGATGTAGGCCCCGGCCCCCCGGTGCACATACAGGTCGAAGCTAAAGCCGGTGCCCATCACATTCTGACCCAGGTAACCCGCCGCATAGGCCTCGCGAATCGCCGCGATAAGCCGGTCGTAGGCCCGGCGGTACTCGCCGCGGATGTAGATGTAGCCCTTGCTGGCCTGGATCGCCACCCCCGCAATCATCATGCCCTCGATAAGCTGATGGGGGTCGTCTTCCATCAGGTAGCGGTCTTTGAAGGAGCCCGGCTCCGACTCGTCGGCGTTGCAGACGATGTAGTGCTGCTTGCCGGTGTTTCTGGGCATGAAGCTCCACTTGAGCCCGGTGGGGAAGCCCGCCC containing:
- the nuoF gene encoding NADH-quinone oxidoreductase subunit NuoF, producing MTGPIVSGKDPRFEKTLYKHVGQPNSWTLSYYLAHGGYQAIRKAIAQGQDWVIEEVKKSGLRGRGGAGFPTGLKWSFMPRNTGKQHYIVCNADESEPGSFKDRYLMEDDPHQLIEGMMIAGVAIQASKGYIYIRGEYRRAYDRLIAAIREAYAAGYLGQNVMGTGFSFDLYVHRGAGAYICGEETALMNSLEGLRANPRMKPPFPAQAGLWGMPTTINNVESLCSVVHIIERGADWFASMGTEKSKGHKLFQVSGPFKRPGVYELPLGTTFRELLFDWAGGPTEPIQAIIPGGSSCPPLPWNDEILDTPMDYESISAKGSLLGTGGVIGIPASMSMVDAMWNITRFYGHESCGKCTPCREGVSGWMVSLFEKIGTGQGQKGDVELLESMLDQIEGRSFCALADAACWPVRGSLKHFRHQFVEAVEQGRPVERLGSRWG
- a CDS encoding molybdopterin-dependent oxidoreductase, with the protein product MAKVTINDRTIEVPNGTSVMDAIFHAGYDVPLFCAEKHLSPIGACRMCLVRTGSPRKGPDGNFIMEDGQPKIFWMPKLAAACITAVTDGMVVDTLSDEVKHAQSGMVELTLLNHPLDCPTCDKGGACELQDRSYEYGLVEKFYQPDPMELPMYTRFEMTRRHVDKHHPLSPFIVLDRERCIHCKRCVRYFEEIPGDEVLDFIERGVHTFINSEDDGLPSNFTGNIVDICPVGALLDRTARFRARNWEYDATETTSMDDACGAAITVDTRSGLLERIRAAERREVNEVWISDAARFGHEWVNENRVRVPLVRKNGQLVETNWEEALEAIRKGLSGVAKADIGVYLAGSSTLEEGLAALELTQALGTPHRDFQGRTAYPVTGFTPASFDELLDAEFVLILGEPTEEAPTLHLRLSEYSRGLKPAARLNHGTPFADLNIKERMPRLTHKLALFSAYPSNTAKWAGASGVHAPGAEAALLAALLNQGEAPAGLAEAVDWVKERLAKSQRVVLVLGAGVLNQPQAALKARQLAERTGAKVMCMTPAANARGLEALGFFPGKGGAGWTEAGPRAVYYAYLPTEAQLKAASFRILHLTHRHPLAERYADVILPNQTPYEKRGHTLNLEGRVLPLEPVAINNGEADGAVAALAVLAEALGVKTPVRLVRQATRLLVEKHKLPAALERWLPKGTGWAASEADATQGALYLRPTMWRREQVVGAVAQAIELRLEMSPATARAQGLADGYWVEIELPGGRERLEVRTVVGLPDGVMYVPALGAWAGRSLEAKILVGGAA